Within the Sulfurospirillum barnesii SES-3 genome, the region GTAAAGATGATAAATGTTGGAATTCATGGCTCAACAGGTAGAGTGGGTCGGTTATTAATTGAAAATCTAATGAAAGATAAAGAAGCAAGACCTTATGTTTTGCATGCCTTGGAAGATTTTAATTTCACCCCTCCAAAAGAAGCAATTTTAACCGATTCAGTCAGTGAACTTTTAGAGAAAAGTACAGTTGTTATTGATTTTACCATAGCAATGGGAACAGAAGTTTTACTTGAAAATGTACTCAAAAATCCAACACCTTTAGTCATTGGTACAACAGGGCTTAACGAACACCAACATAATCTTTTGAAAGAAGCAGCAAGTAATATGCCCATTTTGTATGCTACGAATATGTCTTTAGGTGTAGCGGTTTTAAACCGTTTGGTTGAGCTTGCATCAAAAAGTTTGAGTGATTTTGATATTGAAATTGTCGAGCAGCATCACCGCTTTAAAAAAGATGCACCTAGCGGCACTGCATTAACATTGGGTGAACATGCTGCACGTGGTCGAGGTCTTCATTTAGATGATGTTCGCGTGAGTGGAAGAAACGGATTAATTGGTGAGCGTAGTAAAGATGAAATTGCTATTATGGCACTTCGTGGAGGTGACATTGTAGGGCGACATACCGTAGGATTTTACAATGATGGTGAATTTATTGAGATGAATCACACCGCAACCAGTCGTGATACCTTTGCAAAAGGGGCTATTAAAGCCGCAAAGTGGATCATTAATCAACCTAATGGTCTCTATACAATTAGTGATTGCTTAGGTCTTTAAAAAAAGGTGATATAAACGATGTGTGCGATTGTTGGTGTATTTGATGTAAAACATGCTTCTAAAATAGCTTATTATGCTCTGTTTGCGATGCAGCATCGTGGGCAAGAAGCAACAGGAATTAGTGCTAGTAATGGTAAAAAAATTCGTACGATTAAAGATAATGGCTTGGTAACAGAAGTCTTTAACGAAGAAAAACTCTCTTTTTTAAATGGTGACATGGCGATTGGTCATAATCGCTATTCAACAGCAGGAAGTGATTCTGTGAGGGATGCTCAGCCTGTTGCTGCAAGTTATAAATTAGGTGATATTTCCGTTGTTCATAATGGTAATTTAATTAATAAGCATGAAGTAAGAAGTAAACTTATTGAACAAGGTGCCATTTTTCAATCATCTATGGATACAGAAAACATTATTCATCTGATTGCTCGAAGCCAACAAGGAAAACTTCAAGATCGTATCATTGAAGCTTTACATGTAATCAAAGGAGCGTATTGTCTTTTGATTCAAAGCCGTACAAAAATGTTTGCTGTGCGTGATCGTTATGGTGTTAGACCTCTTTCTATTGGTCGATTGAAAGAGGGTGGTTTTATTGTTGCAAGTGAAACGTGTGCACTTGATTTAGTGGATGCGGAATTTGTTAGAGATGTTAGACCTGGCGAAATGATCATTTTTCATCAAGGTGAAACAGAGTTTGAGAGTATACAACTCTTTGAGCCTGATCCACATATTTGTGCTTTTGAATTTATCTATTTTGCAAGACCTGATAGTGTGATTGAGGGTAAAAATGTTTATGCAACCCGTAAAAAAATGGGAATGAAGCTTGCAGAATTAGCACCTGTTGAAGCAGATTTTGTTGTGCCTGTTCCTGATAGTGGTGTAAGTGCTGCTCTAGGTTATGCGCAAGCCAGTGGTATTCCTTTTGAAATGGCAATCGTGAGAAATCATTATGTAGGAAGAACCTTTATTGAGCCAACGCAAGCAGTGCGTGATTTGAAAGTAAAACTAAAACTCTCTCCTATTCATAAAATCTTAGAGGGTAAAAAGATTGTAGTTATTGATGATAGTATTGTTCGAGGTACCACATCAAGACAGATTGTCAAACTGCTCAAACGAGCAGGTGCTGCTGAAGTGCATATGCGTATTGCTGCTCCAACGATTGAACATCCTTGTCTTTATGGTATTGATACACCTAGCTATAAAGAACTTATTAGTGCCAATAAGAGTGTCGAAGAAGTCAGAGAATATATTGAAGCAGATTCCCTTGCTTTTTTAAGTGTGGATGCGCTTAAAGAGAGTATTGGGAATGACATGAATTATTCTTTGGTGAGTTTTGATGGAAATTATTTTATTAAATAATATAATCTCTTTGACTATTTAATGGGGAATATCGTCTAAATTCCCCATCTACAAGCAAGCTTAGAAACTTAATAACAAGACAGATCATAACGTGTATAGGGCTTTTCGTAAGAGGGGGGATAAGGCATAAACACAGTGAAATTTCGTATTTCCCCTTTAGCCAAATTTTCAGCAATCACAAATTTCTTTTTTGTCTCAATGACAAGAGTTGCATCGCGTTTAAAGAAATTTTGAAAAGCAGATTTTGGAACGAAAATAGCAGAATCTGTCCCTATGCGTTCTAAAGAGGCATTGAAAATTTTTACTTCCAACGTACATGTACCAATTGTAAATTTACCAGTATTTCTAATTTGTCCAGAAATAGAAAAAGATTCATTAATTAAAACTTTTTTTTGAACAATATTTTCAAGACGGGCAACTTTCGTGTATTTATCAAGTGCATAAAAAATGAGTGCGGTCAAAAGAAAAGTAATCAAGATATTGGCTAGAATAGGCGCTAAAAGAGATTGCTTTTCATTGTAACGCATCGTAAGCCAAAGTATGAATGAAAAAAGTAAAATCGTAAGAATAAGAGCAACCCAATGCAGGGAAGTCATATAGGTCATGGTTTCTCCTTTAGTAGCATTCAGCCCTCAGTGTAGCATTAAAATCACCAGTGTAATGGAAATCATCAAAAACAATTTGATAATGTAGTGATTCACCTTTAGGTATTGTTTCTCTTAAAATCATTGATTGACTTGCAAGAGGTTTTAATGAAAGAAGATACGCTTTAAAACCAGTCGCCTCGTTAGCCTTAAATACGGAAGTACTTAAAAAGCATACATTGAACGTATTAGTAGATTGATTGTAAATTGTTGTTTCTAGGATAAATGAAGATGAAAAGTTTAATTTTTGAATTGAAGTGATTTCTGTATGGGTTTTACGTAAAGTTTCATTGAGCTTTTTATGAATAAAAAAAGGTGTAATACATAAGAGAAGTAAAGCAAAGATAATAATAATTAAAGAAAGTGAAGAAGATTTTTTGGCGAGTAATGTCGCCAAAAAAATCAGTATTAAAAATGTAATCAATAACCATGCATACGCCAAATAATCATAGAAAGCAAGATTTTGGAAGTAGGTTATGAGTGAGAGTTTAAAAGCGTCAATGTTCATTGCGGCTATTCTTCTCTTCAATGCCACCAAGACCAAAGCGTCTTTCAAGTTCTTTAGAAATTAAAGAGGGATGAATATCTTTAGCACCTAATGCCACTAGGGTATGAAACATTAAATCAGCTGCTTCATAAACCATTTCATCTTTGTTAGCATCTTTGTAAGCAAAACAAAATTCTCCTGCTTCTTCAACAACTTTTTTCAAAATAGTATTTTCGCCTTTATGGAGTAAAGACGCAACATAAGAGGTCTTTGGATTTGCATGTTTTCGCTCTTGAATAATATGATAAATTTTATCAGTAATAG harbors:
- the dapB gene encoding 4-hydroxy-tetrahydrodipicolinate reductase, whose protein sequence is MINVGIHGSTGRVGRLLIENLMKDKEARPYVLHALEDFNFTPPKEAILTDSVSELLEKSTVVIDFTIAMGTEVLLENVLKNPTPLVIGTTGLNEHQHNLLKEAASNMPILYATNMSLGVAVLNRLVELASKSLSDFDIEIVEQHHRFKKDAPSGTALTLGEHAARGRGLHLDDVRVSGRNGLIGERSKDEIAIMALRGGDIVGRHTVGFYNDGEFIEMNHTATSRDTFAKGAIKAAKWIINQPNGLYTISDCLGL
- the purF gene encoding amidophosphoribosyltransferase, with protein sequence MCAIVGVFDVKHASKIAYYALFAMQHRGQEATGISASNGKKIRTIKDNGLVTEVFNEEKLSFLNGDMAIGHNRYSTAGSDSVRDAQPVAASYKLGDISVVHNGNLINKHEVRSKLIEQGAIFQSSMDTENIIHLIARSQQGKLQDRIIEALHVIKGAYCLLIQSRTKMFAVRDRYGVRPLSIGRLKEGGFIVASETCALDLVDAEFVRDVRPGEMIIFHQGETEFESIQLFEPDPHICAFEFIYFARPDSVIEGKNVYATRKKMGMKLAELAPVEADFVVPVPDSGVSAALGYAQASGIPFEMAIVRNHYVGRTFIEPTQAVRDLKVKLKLSPIHKILEGKKIVVIDDSIVRGTTSRQIVKLLKRAGAAEVHMRIAAPTIEHPCLYGIDTPSYKELISANKSVEEVREYIEADSLAFLSVDALKESIGNDMNYSLVSFDGNYFIK
- a CDS encoding DUF2393 domain-containing protein, yielding MTYMTSLHWVALILTILLFSFILWLTMRYNEKQSLLAPILANILITFLLTALIFYALDKYTKVARLENIVQKKVLINESFSISGQIRNTGKFTIGTCTLEVKIFNASLERIGTDSAIFVPKSAFQNFFKRDATLVIETKKKFVIAENLAKGEIRNFTVFMPYPPSYEKPYTRYDLSCY
- a CDS encoding DUF2393 family protein codes for the protein MKDALVLVALKRRIAAMNIDAFKLSLITYFQNLAFYDYLAYAWLLITFLILIFLATLLAKKSSSLSLIIIIFALLLLCITPFFIHKKLNETLRKTHTEITSIQKLNFSSSFILETTIYNQSTNTFNVCFLSTSVFKANEATGFKAYLLSLKPLASQSMILRETIPKGESLHYQIVFDDFHYTGDFNATLRAECY